GCAAGATCGCCGCCTATTTCGACGACCCGGCGCTGACCGAGCGTGTGGAGGCCGTCATCGCCGATGAGCTGCCGGCGGTCCAGGCCGTTCGGGACGAAATCCGGCCGCGCACCGAGGGCAAGCGTGCCATGCTCTTTGTGGGCGGCTCGCGCGCCCATCACTACCAGGAGCTTTTCCGGGAGCTGGGCATGCGCACGCTTTCGGCCGGCTACGAGTTCGCTCACCGCGACGACTACGAGGGCCGCAAGGTGCTGCCCAGTGTCAAGGTGGACGCCGACAGCCGCAACATCGAAGAGCTGGACGTCTGCCCGGACCCCGATCGCTACCGGCCGCGCAAGACCCCCGAGGAGCTGGCGGCTTTGGCCGCAAGAGGGCTCAGCTTCAAGGACTATGAGGGCATGATGCCCGAAATGCCCGAGGGCAGCCTGGTCATCGACGACATCAGCCAGTTCGAAACCGATCTGATGATCGAAAAATACCGGCCGGACATCTTCTGCGCCGGGATCAAGGAAAAGTACACGATCCAGAAGCACGGCATCCCCATGAAGCAGCTTCACAGCTACGACTACGGCGGACCCTATGCCGGCTTCAAGGGGGCCGTCAACTTCTACCGCGAAATCGACCGCATGGTGAACAGCCGGGTCTGGGGCACCCTCAAAGCGCCCTGGCAGACCAACCCCGAACTGGCCGCCACCTATGCCTGGGAATAACCCCGCTCAGCACCGAAAGCAAAGGGAAGTCGTCATGTTACTGCGTCACACCACCAGCGAGATCAAAGAGCGCACGGCCTTGACCGTCAACCCGGCCAAAACCTGCCAGCCGATCGGCGCCATGTACGCCGCCCTCGGCATCCACGGCTGCATGCCCCACAGCCACGGCTCCCAGGGCTGCTACGCCTACCACCGCAGCGCGCTCACGCGCCACTACAAGGAGCCGGTGATCGCCGCCACCAGCGCCTTCACCGAAGGGGCCTCGGTCTTCGGCGGCCAGGCCAACCTGCTGCAGGCCATCGACAACATCTTCAACGTCTACAACCCGGAAGTGATCGCGGTGCACACCACCTGTCTTTCGGAGACCATCGGCGACGACATCCCCCAAATCGTCAACAAGGCCGTGGCCGAGGGCAAGGTGCCGGCGGGCAAACATGTCATCCACGCCAACACCCCCAGCTACGTGGGCTCGCACGTCACCGGGTTCGCCGGCATGACCAAGGCCATGGTGGACTATTTCGCCGAGACGGGCGGCCCCCGCAGCAAGACCATCAACCTGATCCCCGGCTTTGTGGAGCCCAGCGACATGGCCGAAATGCGGCGCATGACAGCCGAGATGGGTCTTGAGACCATCATCTTCCCGGACACCTCCGGAGTGCTCAACGGGCCCATGACCGGCAAATACCGCATGTACCCCCCCGGCGGGGTGACCGTGGAGGCCCTGCGCCGGACCGGCTGCAGCCAGGGCACCGTGGCCCTGGGCCGCCTGGCCTCGGGGGATGCCGCCCGCGCCTTGGACGTCAAGTGCAAGGTACCCTGCCAGATCCTGGATCTGCCCATCGGGCTGGCGGCCACGGACCGCTTCGTGGACACCCTGCACCGCATGGCGGGGGTCGGCGTGGCCGACAGCCTGACCTTCGAGCGCGGCCAGATGGTGGATATCATCGCCGACATGCACCAGTACTTCTACGGCAAGCGCGTCGGCCTGGTGGGGGACCCGGACCAGCTGTTGGCGCTGACCCAATTCCTGGTGTCGCTGGACATGGCCCCGGTTTACCTGGTCACCGGCAGCCCGGCCGGCAAAAAGTACGAAAAACGGCTGCGGGCCGCGGTGGAAGGGGTACCCCAGGAGGTCAAGATCAAGGTCGGCGGCGACATGTATCTCTTTCACCAGTGGATCAAGCAGGCGCCGGTGGACCTTGTGATCGGCAACTCCTACGTCAAGTACATCGCCCGCGACGAGGACATTCCCTACGTGCGCCACGGGTTCCCGATCCTGGACCGCGTCGGTCACAGCTACTTCCCGACGGTGGGCTACCGCGGCGGGATGCGGCTGCTGGAGAAGATCCTCGACGCCCTTCTGGACCGCAAGGACCGCGACGCCACCGACATCGGCTTTGAACTCGTCATGTAGCAGCGGAGGAAGCGACCCATGGCCAGCATCCCGATTCTCAAGGAACGCGAAAAACAGATCCACCGCAAGGGCGCCCAACCCTTCAGCCTGACCTGCGGCCAGCACAGCCTGGCCGGGGTGGTCAGCCAGCGGGCGTGCGTCTTCTGCGGCTCGCGGGTGGTGCTCTACCCCATCGCCGATGCGCTCCACCTGATCCACGGGCCGGTGGGCTGCGCGGCCTACACCTGGGACATCCGCGGGGCGCTCTCCTCGGGCCCCGAACTTCACCGGCTGTCCTTCACCACCGACCTGCGGGAGAAGGACGTGATCTTCGGCGGGGAAAAAAAGCTCCAGCGCGCCCTGACGGAGCTGATCGACGCCTACCAGCCGCGGGCGGCCTTCGTCTATTCCACCTGCATCGTGGGGATCATCGGCGACGACGTGGCCGCGGTCTGCCGCCAGGTGGCCCGCGAGAAGGGGATCCCGGTCTTGCCGGTGCACTCCGAGGGCTTCAAGGGCACCAAGAAGGACGGCTACAAGGCGGCCTGCGAGGCCCTCTTCCAACTGGTCGGCCAGGGGCAGGTGGACCGGATCGACCCCTGCAGCATCAACATCCTGGGGGAATTCAACATCGGCGGGGAGGCCTGGATCATCAAATCCTACTACGAGAAGATGGGCGTCGCGGTGGTGGCCACCATGACCGGCGACGGCCGGGTGGACGCCATCCGCCGCTCCCACGGGGCGGCGCTCAATGTGGTGCAGTGCTCCGGGGCCATGACCACCCTGGCGGAGATGATGCAGGAACGCTACGGCATCCCCTACATCCGGGCGTCCTACTTCGGTCTCGAGGACACCTCCAAGGCCCTTTACGACGTGGCCGCGCACTTCGCGGGAAACCCCGAGATCATGACCCGCACCCAGTCCCTGGTTCGGGAGGAGATCAGCGCCATCACCCCCGAGCTCCAGCAAATAAAGGCCGCCGTGAGCGGCAAGCGGGCCGCCATCTACGTGGGGGGTGCCTTCAAGGCCTTTTCGCTGATCAAAGCCCTGCGCTACCTGGGCATGGACGTGGTCCTGGTGGGCTCCCAGACCGGCAACGACGCGGATTACCAGACGCTGCGGGAGATGTGCGACGACGGCACCATCATCCTGGACGACGCCAATCCCCTGGAGCTTTCCAAGTACATCATCGAAAAGGGCGCGGACCTGTTCATCGGCGGCGTCAAGGAGCGCCCCATCGCCTACAAGATGGGCATCGGCTTCTGCGACCACAACCACGAGCGCAAGATCCCGCTGGCCGGCTACGAGGGCATGCTGCACTTTGCGCGCGAGGTTTACCGCAGCGTCACCAGCCCGGTCTGGCGTTTTGCACCGACCCGGGCCGCGGCCGCAAAGGAGGTCTCGCCATGATAGGGTCATCGCCCGAAAACCGGCCATTCACGGCCACCCGCAACGCCTGCAAGCTCTGTACACCGCTGGGGGCCGCCCTGGTCTTCAAGGGCATCCGCGGGGCGGTGCCCCTGCTGCACGGCTCCCAGGGCTGCGCCACCTACATCCGGCGCTACCTGATCAGCCACTACCGGGAGCCCATCGACATCGCCTGCTCCAACTTCTCCGAGCAGACCGCGATCTTCGGCGGCGGCGCGAACCTCAAGATCGCCCTGGACAACATCCGCCGCCAGTACGACCCCGAACTGATCGGGGTGGCCACCACCTGCCTCAGTGAGACCATCGGCGACGACGTGCCCATGTTCATCCGCGAGTACCGCGAGAGCTGCGAGGGCCAGGATTCGCCGCCGGTGGTGCACGTGGCCACACCCAGCTATCAGGGCACCCACATGCAGGGGTTTCACGCGGCGCTGCGGGCCCTGGTGGGGCAGCTGGCCGAAGGCGGCTCCCCGCCCGGCCGCCACCTGAATCTCTTCCCGGGGATGGTGTCGCCGGCGGATCTCCGGCACCTCGGGGAAATCTGCGCGGATTTCGGGCTGCCCGCCGTGCTCCTGCCGGACTACGCCGACACCCTCGACGGCCCCCTGTGGACCGAGTACCAGCGCATCCCCGAGGGCGGCACACCCATGGCGGCGGTCCGCAGCAGCGGCAGCGCGCGGGCCAGCCTGGAGCTGGGCGCCGTGCTGGCCCGCGAAAAAGAGACCGCGGCCACGTTCTTACAGAGGACATTCCAGGTGCCCTGCCACCGGCTGGGGCTGCCCGTGGGCATCGACGCCACCGACCGGATGTTCGCCGCCTTGGCCGAAATCAGCGGACGGCCGACCCCGCAAAAGCATTTACGGGAGCGTGGGCGGCTGATCGACAGTTATGCCGACGGCCACAAGTACGTCATGGACGCCCGCGCGGTGGTCTTCGGGGAAGAGGACCTGGTGGCCGGCCTGGCCGGTTTTCTGGCTGAAATCGGCGTGGTGCCTGTGGTCTGCGCATCGGGCGGCCGCAGCGGCCACCTGGCGGCCTGCATCGCCGAGCGCTTTCCGGATCACAGCCAGAAAGGGATCCAGGTGCTCAGCGACGCCGACTTCGTTGCCATCGAGGCCGCCGCCCGGGAGGCCCAACCCGATTTTCTGATCGGCAACAGCAAAGGCTACAGCATGGCACGGCGTCTGGGCAAGCCGCTGATCCGGGTGGGCTTTCCGGTCCACGACCGCCTCGGCGGCGCCCGCCTGCTGCACCTGGGCTACCGCGGCAGCCAGCAGCTGTTCGACCGGATCGCCAACACCTTGATGGCCGCAGGCCAGTCCGCCTCCCCGGTGGGATACACCTATATATAGGCCCCGGGGCCGGCGGTTTCACCCTGTTTCCAGACCCGGGGGCCATATTCCCGCTGGGGGCAGCCGCAAAGCGAGGTCGCAAATGAACCTGGAACACCACCCCTGTTTTAACGTCAAGGCCCACAAAACCTTCGGCCGGGTGCACCTGCCGGTCGCCCCGCGCTGCAACGTGCAGTGCAAGTTCTGCAACCGCAAATTCGACTGCGTCAATGAAAGCCGCCCAGGCGTGACCAGCGCTGTGCTGACCCCCGCCCAAGCCATGATCTATCTTGGGGCCGTGCTCCAGCAAAAGCCCAACATCGCCGTGGTGGGGATTGCCGGCCCGGGCGACCCCTTTGCCAACCCCGACGAAACCCTGGAGACCCTGCGCCAGGTGCGCCAGCGCCACCCCGAGATGCTGCTCTGCCTGGCATCCAACGGACTTGCCATCGGACCGCACCTGGATGCCTTGGCGGCCCTGAAGGTCAGCCACGTCACCATCACCGTCAATGCCGTCGACCCCGAGATCGGCGCCCGAATCTACAGCTGGGTGCGCGACGGCAAGCGCGTGGTGCGTGCCGAGAGCGGCGCCAAAATCCTTCTGGAACGCCAGCTGGCGGCCATCCGCGGCCTCAAGGCACGCGGCATCACGGTCAAGGTCAACAGCATCATCATTCCCGGGATCAACGACGGCCATATCGAGACGGTCGCCCGCCGGATGTCGGCCCTGGGGGTCGACATCCTCAACTGCGTGCCCTACTTCCCCAGCCGCGGCTCGGCCTTCGAGGATCTACCGGAGCCTTCGGCCGAAATGGTCAAGACGGTGCGCGCAGCCGCCGGAGGCCACCTAAAACAGATGCGCCACTGCACCCGCTGCCGGGCGGACGCGGTGGGCCTCCTGGGAGAGGCGCCCAGTCAGGAACTGATGGCGACCCTGCAGGCCTGCGAACGCCTGCCGGCCGAAGATCCGGATGGCGAAGCAGCGATCAACGGCGCCCGCCCCCACGTGGCGGTGGCCAGTATGGAAGGTGTGCTGGTCAACCAGCACCTGGGCGAGGCCCGCAAGCTGCTGATCTACGGCCGTAAGAACGGCTTGGTCGAACTGCTCGAGGCCCGGGAAACCCCGCCGCCGGGCGGCGGCGGTCAGCGCTGGGCGCAGCTGGCCGACAGCCTGGAGGACTGCGGCACCCTGCTGGTCAGCGGCGTCGGTGACAACCCGCGGCGCACGCTGGCCGCCAGCGGTTTGGCGGTTCTGGAAATCGAGGGGCTGATCGTTGAGGCGGTTGCAGCCGTCTTGGAGGGCCGCAGCCTGCGGCATCTGATCAAACGCAAGCGCAGCGCCTGCGCTGCGGCCTGCACGGGGACCGGCGGGGGCTGCGGCTGAAAGCCGACGGCCGCCCGCCCTGCACACAACCCGAAATACCCGAAGAGGAGAAAACAAAATGGAAAAACCGAAGCATCACATCTGCGTCTGCGCCAGTTTCCGCGCCGGCGGCGACCCCAAGGGGGTCTGCCACAAGAAAGGATCGGTTGGCTTTCTGCCCTACATCGAAAACGAAATCCTGGACCGCGGCCTGGACGCCCAGGTGACCAGCACCGGCTGCATGAAGGCCTGCGATTTCGGGCCGGTCATGGTGGTCTATCCCGAAGGCCACTGGTACGGCAACGTGGACAGCGAGGAGGCCATCGACGAGATCCTGGACGCTCTGGAAGCCGGCGCAGCTGCCGCCCAGTACCGGATCGCCTGACGACCGGCGTCCGATAAGGAGAGGACAGATGCCCCCCCTTACACATCCAAACCGGCCTGCGTGGGCAAAGCTGATCCGCGAGGGCGACCGCTTTCTGCAAACCGCCGTCAACGGATCGCGGCGCCCGGAGATCTTCAGCAACGAACTGCGCTACGGGATTTTGACCATGGCCGTTGAAAAATACCTCGCGGGGGTATTCAGCTATCACCGCTGCATGCCCGAGGGACACACCCTGGCAAGCCTCGCCACGGGCGCCGACCGTATCACTCCGATGACGGCAAGCCTGCGCGCGGGCATCCAGCGGATTGAAAGTTTCGAGGAGCTGTGCTCCCTGGAAACCTATCGGCGCACAGCGCCGGGGGACGAGGTGCTGCAGGCCATGCTGCAAACCGGTGAAGAGGTGCGCGGCTATGCCGTGAGCGTCCTGAACCCGACCGAACCGACAGAGGAGAAAAGATGAACGCCACCTGGGAGAAAATATTCGAGTACGCCTCCATGCCCCTTCACGGCACCATGTCGCGCAAGCTGCGCAAAAATGTCCGCATCCAGATCAACGAGGGCAAAATCTATGAAAACGCCGTGCTTTTCCTGAACGAGAAATTCGCCCGGCTGACCGAAAACGGCGAAGGCAACGAGAGCGTCAACACATATTACGACATCGAAAAAATCACGTCGATTCGGACCTACAGTCGCAAAGACGCGTGAGGCGCGCCGCCCGGGCAGCTTTCGGCTCTGCCGCTGCGGGCGGCCGGCACAGCGGCCGCGGGCGCGCCACAGGAGAAATTTTTCATGCCCCCCCAACGCCCCCCAAAAAATGTGTGGCTGATCGACACGACCCTGCGCGACGGCGAGCAGGCCGCCGGGGTGGCCTTTCGCCCGGCCGAGCGCCGCCGGATCGCCGAGGGGCTGGCCCAAGCCGGGATAGACGAGCTCGAGGTGGGCATCCCGGCCATGGGAGCCGCGGCCCGCCGGGAGATCCGGGACCTGGTGCAGGGCGGCCTGGGCTGCCGTCTGACCAGCTGGTGCCGGGCAACGCCCGGGGACATCGCGCACGCGGCCGGCTGCGGCACCAACGGCGTCCACATCAGCTTCCCGGTGTCTTCGATTCAGCTTCGGGCCCTGGAACGCAGCCCATCCTGGGTCCTCCAGGCCCTGGA
The Desulfobacteraceae bacterium DNA segment above includes these coding regions:
- a CDS encoding radical SAM protein translates to MNLEHHPCFNVKAHKTFGRVHLPVAPRCNVQCKFCNRKFDCVNESRPGVTSAVLTPAQAMIYLGAVLQQKPNIAVVGIAGPGDPFANPDETLETLRQVRQRHPEMLLCLASNGLAIGPHLDALAALKVSHVTITVNAVDPEIGARIYSWVRDGKRVVRAESGAKILLERQLAAIRGLKARGITVKVNSIIIPGINDGHIETVARRMSALGVDILNCVPYFPSRGSAFEDLPEPSAEMVKTVRAAAGGHLKQMRHCTRCRADAVGLLGEAPSQELMATLQACERLPAEDPDGEAAINGARPHVAVASMEGVLVNQHLGEARKLLIYGRKNGLVELLEARETPPPGGGGQRWAQLADSLEDCGTLLVSGVGDNPRRTLAASGLAVLEIEGLIVEAVAAVLEGRSLRHLIKRKRSACAAACTGTGGGCG
- a CDS encoding nitrogenase molybdenum-iron protein subunit beta yields the protein MLLRHTTSEIKERTALTVNPAKTCQPIGAMYAALGIHGCMPHSHGSQGCYAYHRSALTRHYKEPVIAATSAFTEGASVFGGQANLLQAIDNIFNVYNPEVIAVHTTCLSETIGDDIPQIVNKAVAEGKVPAGKHVIHANTPSYVGSHVTGFAGMTKAMVDYFAETGGPRSKTINLIPGFVEPSDMAEMRRMTAEMGLETIIFPDTSGVLNGPMTGKYRMYPPGGVTVEALRRTGCSQGTVALGRLASGDAARALDVKCKVPCQILDLPIGLAATDRFVDTLHRMAGVGVADSLTFERGQMVDIIADMHQYFYGKRVGLVGDPDQLLALTQFLVSLDMAPVYLVTGSPAGKKYEKRLRAAVEGVPQEVKIKVGGDMYLFHQWIKQAPVDLVIGNSYVKYIARDEDIPYVRHGFPILDRVGHSYFPTVGYRGGMRLLEKILDALLDRKDRDATDIGFELVM
- a CDS encoding (2Fe-2S) ferredoxin domain-containing protein, with protein sequence MEKPKHHICVCASFRAGGDPKGVCHKKGSVGFLPYIENEILDRGLDAQVTSTGCMKACDFGPVMVVYPEGHWYGNVDSEEAIDEILDALEAGAAAAQYRIA
- the nifE gene encoding nitrogenase iron-molybdenum cofactor biosynthesis protein NifE, with protein sequence MASIPILKEREKQIHRKGAQPFSLTCGQHSLAGVVSQRACVFCGSRVVLYPIADALHLIHGPVGCAAYTWDIRGALSSGPELHRLSFTTDLREKDVIFGGEKKLQRALTELIDAYQPRAAFVYSTCIVGIIGDDVAAVCRQVAREKGIPVLPVHSEGFKGTKKDGYKAACEALFQLVGQGQVDRIDPCSINILGEFNIGGEAWIIKSYYEKMGVAVVATMTGDGRVDAIRRSHGAALNVVQCSGAMTTLAEMMQERYGIPYIRASYFGLEDTSKALYDVAAHFAGNPEIMTRTQSLVREEISAITPELQQIKAAVSGKRAAIYVGGAFKAFSLIKALRYLGMDVVLVGSQTGNDADYQTLREMCDDGTIILDDANPLELSKYIIEKGADLFIGGVKERPIAYKMGIGFCDHNHERKIPLAGYEGMLHFAREVYRSVTSPVWRFAPTRAAAAKEVSP
- a CDS encoding nitrogenase produces the protein MIGSSPENRPFTATRNACKLCTPLGAALVFKGIRGAVPLLHGSQGCATYIRRYLISHYREPIDIACSNFSEQTAIFGGGANLKIALDNIRRQYDPELIGVATTCLSETIGDDVPMFIREYRESCEGQDSPPVVHVATPSYQGTHMQGFHAALRALVGQLAEGGSPPGRHLNLFPGMVSPADLRHLGEICADFGLPAVLLPDYADTLDGPLWTEYQRIPEGGTPMAAVRSSGSARASLELGAVLAREKETAATFLQRTFQVPCHRLGLPVGIDATDRMFAALAEISGRPTPQKHLRERGRLIDSYADGHKYVMDARAVVFGEEDLVAGLAGFLAEIGVVPVVCASGGRSGHLAACIAERFPDHSQKGIQVLSDADFVAIEAAAREAQPDFLIGNSKGYSMARRLGKPLIRVGFPVHDRLGGARLLHLGYRGSQQLFDRIANTLMAAGQSASPVGYTYI